The sequence TTATCTGCTTCTTTGCATTGTGCAAAATTCCTACAAACTATAGCTACACTCTTTTTATTTTCAGATTTTATTTTTTCTGCAATAGAGTTTACTTGACTAATAAAGTCTTGTTCTGAATCTAATTTAATTAATTCTGGTTTTGCCCCATGTCTTATTACTGGTTTAGTTGGAGTCAAATTTAATTTTTGTTTGCTTAAGACTGTATTTGCAAATTCTATTATTTCTATAGTACTTCTATAACTTTGTGTAAGTGTTTTATAGCTACATTTTTCTTTAAATACTTCATTAATAACGTTATTCCAATCATTTATTCCTCTATAGTAATAAATTCCTTGGCCTAAGTCTCCTACAATAGTCATAGACTTGCCTGTAACTATTTCTGATATTACATATAACTGAAAAGGTGAATAATCTTGAGCTTCATCTATAACAACATGCTTTATCTCTGTCATCTTAGGCATTCCATCTATTCTTAATTTTAAATAAGCCATAGCAGCACAATCATCTGCATCTATATATCCTTCACTGAAATTACTTAAGGTTTTTTCTTTTATATACTCCCACAATGTTAATGGAATTTTATTGCCTGTAATTTCTTCAAAGTTGTCATCAATACAAAGAAAATCTTTATATTGATCTCTCATATCTTTATTTATCCATTGCTTAAAATAATCTTCAAAAGCTACCTTGCCTTCTTTTAATGTATTTTTCTTTAGTTCATCTCTTTCATCATATATCTTTATTAATTCTTTCCTACGTTCAATAGTATCATCTATCTCTTTTTTCAACTTATTTATTTTGTATTCGTAGTAAAGTTCAATCTTCTCAATTACCTTCTTGATATTTTCTCCTAATTTTTTAGAGAAATATTTCTTTATTTCTTCCTTACGTTTATTTATTGGTAAGTTATTTAAATCCTTTAAAAATAATCGCTTTATCTCACTACTTTGAAATAAAGTCCATTGATCTATCTTTATGTCATCAATTTGAGCTTCATTTACCTCTAAAGTTTTAATATATCTATCTAGTATCTCTTTATATAAAAGTGAACCTTTCAACTTACTCTCATTAAAAATAAATTTTCTATTTTGTTCAGATTCTTCTTGAATTGCAGTTAACTTTTGATCTTTCGTAATTACATTCATCCTAGAACCTACAACTTTAAGTAAAAACTCTTCTACAGTTCTTTGATTAACTTTATCTACACCCAAGTTAGGCAATACATCTGATATATAATCTAGAAATATACTGTTAGGAGCCAATACCAAGATGTTTTCTCCAACTATACTATCTTTATATCTATATAATAAATAAGCCAATCTATGCAATGCTACAGTAGTTTTACCTGAACCAGCTGCTCCTTGAACTATAATAGGAAGATTCTTATCCCATCTTATAATCTCATTCTGTTCTTTTTGTATTGTAGCCACAATATCTTTTAACTTATTACCACTACTTTTTTCTAGATTAATTTTCAAAAATTCATCAATAAGCTCTGTACCTTCTTCTCCAACATTATTTAAGATTATATCATTTATGCTTTCATCAAAAATATCTTCTAAGGCACCATCATTAAATAAAAATTTTCTTTTTAATGAAAGTTCACCATCAATAACTCCTCCTGGAGCTTTGTAATAAACTTTACCTTCCGTTCCACTATAGTATAAATCTGCAATTGGTGAACGCCAGTCTATAACCTTTTCATCACCAGTATCCCAATCACCTAAAGAATACTTGCCTATATAGAGACTTTCCTTTTCTTTTCTGTATTCTCTAAAGTCTATTCTGGCAAAATAGGGCTGTTCTTTAGCCTCATTATAATTTGAAACATTTTTCTTTACCACAGCATATAACTTTTCTGTTGTTTCAAGTTCATAGTTATAGCTTCCTTTTGAAGCTTTCTTCATATTGAAAATTTTAGTTTCTAATTTTTCTTCTTCCTTTATCTGCTTTTTCACATATGAATTAAGCCACTCTCTTACATCTAAAAGATGTTGCTTCTCATAAAGTAATTCTTCCTGTTTTTCCATAAGAGCACCTCCCCCTACTGTAATTTCTTTTGACAACTAATTTATTTTAAAGTAGCTTAGATTTATTGTCAATATTTTCACTACATTAATAATATAAATATTATATAACAATTTAGGCATCTTCAAAAATAAGTAAGTTTATATGCCTTAACAAAAGTTAATGAGGTGAGTATTTTGAAAATTTTAATTTTAGGTGGAAAGGGTAATATCGGAGGTTTTCTCTCAAAAGATTTAGAACC comes from Clostridium sp. TW13 and encodes:
- the helD gene encoding RNA polymerase recycling motor HelD, whose protein sequence is MEKQEELLYEKQHLLDVREWLNSYVKKQIKEEEKLETKIFNMKKASKGSYNYELETTEKLYAVVKKNVSNYNEAKEQPYFARIDFREYRKEKESLYIGKYSLGDWDTGDEKVIDWRSPIADLYYSGTEGKVYYKAPGGVIDGELSLKRKFLFNDGALEDIFDESINDIILNNVGEEGTELIDEFLKINLEKSSGNKLKDIVATIQKEQNEIIRWDKNLPIIVQGAAGSGKTTVALHRLAYLLYRYKDSIVGENILVLAPNSIFLDYISDVLPNLGVDKVNQRTVEEFLLKVVGSRMNVITKDQKLTAIQEESEQNRKFIFNESKLKGSLLYKEILDRYIKTLEVNEAQIDDIKIDQWTLFQSSEIKRLFLKDLNNLPINKRKEEIKKYFSKKLGENIKKVIEKIELYYEYKINKLKKEIDDTIERRKELIKIYDERDELKKNTLKEGKVAFEDYFKQWINKDMRDQYKDFLCIDDNFEEITGNKIPLTLWEYIKEKTLSNFSEGYIDADDCAAMAYLKLRIDGMPKMTEIKHVVIDEAQDYSPFQLYVISEIVTGKSMTIVGDLGQGIYYYRGINDWNNVINEVFKEKCSYKTLTQSYRSTIEIIEFANTVLSKQKLNLTPTKPVIRHGAKPELIKLDSEQDFISQVNSIAEKIKSENKKSVAIVCRNFAQCKEADKILKTKANQIKWKMVKENDKSIKDDFIIIPAHLTKGLEFDCVIIYDANSESYTANEFDSKLLYVVLTRALHYEYIFYKGEVTPLLK